From Neobacillus sp. PS2-9, the proteins below share one genomic window:
- the trmFO gene encoding FADH(2)-oxidizing methylenetetrahydrofolate--tRNA-(uracil(54)-C(5))-methyltransferase TrmFO, with the protein MKDVTINVVGAGLAGSEAAWQIAKRGVKVRLYEMRPVKQTPAHHTDKFAELVCSNSLRANTLTNAVGVLKEEMRKLDSVIMAAADACSVPAGGALAVDRHEFAAKVTELVKNHENVTVVNEEVTKIPEGPTVIATGPLTSADLSAELKNLTGEEYLYFYDAAAPILEKESIDMDKVYLKSRYDKGEAAYLNCPMTEEEFNRFYDALISAETVPLKEFEKEVFFEGCMPIEVMGSRGKKTMLFGPLKPVGLEDPKTGKRPFAVVQLRQDDAAGTLFNIVGFQTHLKWGAQKEVIQLIPGLENAEIIRYGVMHRNTFINSPKVLKATYQFRNREDLFFAGQMTGVEGYVESAASGLIAGINAARLVQGMETVEFPVETAIGSMARYITTANAKNFQPMNANFGLFPELPVKIKGKQERNLEHANRALDTIQNFVKVL; encoded by the coding sequence ATGAAGGATGTAACAATAAATGTTGTCGGTGCTGGCTTAGCAGGAAGTGAAGCAGCATGGCAAATAGCTAAACGTGGTGTAAAGGTTCGTCTTTACGAAATGCGTCCTGTGAAACAGACTCCTGCCCACCATACAGATAAATTTGCTGAATTGGTTTGTAGTAATTCACTGCGAGCAAATACATTAACCAATGCAGTTGGTGTGCTTAAAGAAGAAATGCGAAAGCTAGACTCTGTCATCATGGCAGCAGCAGATGCTTGTTCCGTTCCAGCTGGTGGAGCTTTAGCGGTTGATCGTCATGAATTTGCTGCTAAGGTAACGGAGTTAGTCAAGAATCATGAAAATGTAACGGTAGTAAATGAAGAGGTAACCAAAATACCTGAAGGTCCAACGGTTATTGCTACTGGTCCTCTAACGAGTGCAGACCTTTCTGCAGAGTTAAAGAACCTTACGGGTGAGGAATATCTTTATTTTTATGATGCAGCAGCCCCTATTCTTGAAAAAGAAAGCATTGACATGGACAAGGTTTACTTGAAGTCACGCTATGATAAGGGTGAAGCGGCCTATCTTAATTGTCCTATGACGGAAGAAGAGTTTAATCGCTTTTATGATGCACTTATTTCTGCGGAAACAGTTCCGTTAAAGGAATTTGAAAAGGAAGTCTTCTTTGAAGGGTGTATGCCAATTGAAGTAATGGGTTCAAGAGGAAAAAAGACAATGCTTTTCGGTCCATTAAAGCCAGTTGGATTAGAAGATCCAAAAACAGGGAAAAGACCATTTGCAGTGGTACAACTTCGTCAAGATGATGCAGCTGGAACATTGTTTAATATTGTCGGTTTTCAGACACATTTAAAGTGGGGAGCACAAAAAGAGGTAATTCAGTTAATACCAGGTCTTGAAAATGCTGAAATTATCCGTTATGGTGTTATGCATCGCAACACCTTTATAAACTCGCCAAAAGTACTTAAGGCAACTTATCAATTCCGGAATAGAGAAGATTTATTTTTTGCTGGCCAAATGACTGGTGTGGAGGGTTATGTGGAATCTGCAGCAAGTGGTCTGATTGCTGGGATTAATGCTGCAAGGTTAGTTCAGGGGATGGAAACCGTTGAATTTCCAGTTGAAACAGCTATAGGGAGCATGGCTCGTTATATTACTACCGCTAATGCAAAAAACTTCCAGCCTATGAATGCTAATTTTGGCTTATTCCCTGAACTCCCAGTTAAAATTAAGGGTAAACAGGAAAGAAATTTAGAGCATGCAAATCGAGCGCTAGACACAATTCAGAACTTTGTGAAAGTTTTGTAA
- a CDS encoding ribonuclease HII, protein MKKQSIAEIEAYLSTIVNEEDPFLIEIQKDERKGVHQCIQKWRRQKEQERLLQEKFIEMNQFERNYREEGFQLIAGIDEVGRGPLAGPVVAAAVILPENFFLAGIDDSKKLSEKKRQEYDKMIRSEALAYSISMISADEIDEINIYEATKKAMYAAVAGLDPKPDFLLIDAMKLETPYPSDSIIKGDARSISIAAASIVAKVARDELMKEISLSYPAYGFQQNMGYGTKEHIQAIQQHGITPYHRKSFAPVKDYLAQLK, encoded by the coding sequence ATGAAAAAACAATCGATTGCCGAAATCGAGGCGTACCTTTCTACAATTGTAAATGAAGAGGATCCATTCTTAATTGAAATTCAGAAAGATGAGCGGAAAGGTGTTCATCAATGCATTCAAAAGTGGCGTAGACAAAAAGAGCAGGAAAGGTTGCTCCAGGAAAAATTTATTGAAATGAATCAATTCGAGCGGAACTATCGAGAGGAAGGGTTTCAATTAATTGCAGGAATTGATGAAGTTGGAAGGGGACCGCTGGCTGGACCCGTTGTGGCTGCGGCTGTTATCCTACCAGAAAATTTCTTCTTAGCCGGAATTGATGACTCTAAAAAGCTTTCTGAAAAAAAACGCCAAGAATACGATAAAATGATTAGAAGTGAAGCGCTGGCATACAGTATTTCAATGATTAGTGCGGATGAAATTGATGAAATTAATATCTATGAAGCAACCAAAAAGGCAATGTATGCAGCGGTAGCCGGTTTAGATCCGAAGCCAGATTTTTTATTAATTGATGCTATGAAGCTAGAAACTCCATATCCTTCAGATTCAATTATAAAAGGGGATGCTCGAAGTATATCGATCGCAGCTGCATCCATCGTGGCTAAGGTAGCAAGAGATGAGTTAATGAAAGAAATTTCGTTAAGCTATCCAGCATATGGTTTTCAGCAAAATATGGGGTATGGTACGAAGGAACATATTCAAGCTATTCAACAGCATGGGATTACACCGTATCATAGAAAAAGCTTTGCGCCAGTAAAAGACTATCTTGCACAACTTAAGTAA
- the ylqF gene encoding ribosome biogenesis GTPase YlqF yields MTIQWFPGHMAKARREVTEKLKLVDIIFELVDARIPYSSRNPMIDEIIQHKPRLVLLNKADMADPVATKEWIASFAEKGIKALAINSQAGEGMKQIVQAANEILKEKFDRMRAKGVRPRAIRAMIVGIPNAGKSTLINRLAKKNIAKTGNTPGVTKSQQWIKVGKELELLDTPGILWPKFEDQEVGMKLAITGAIKDTLLNLQDLTVYTLRFLERAYPERLQERYKLTEIPEDLVALFDHIGVLRGCLMGGGMVDYDKVAELVIREIRSEKFGRLTLERPKDFLKVEENRE; encoded by the coding sequence TTGACGATCCAATGGTTTCCTGGTCATATGGCCAAGGCTCGCAGAGAGGTCACAGAAAAGTTAAAATTAGTTGATATTATCTTTGAATTGGTAGATGCAAGAATTCCGTATTCTTCAAGAAATCCAATGATTGATGAAATCATCCAACATAAGCCGAGGCTGGTCTTACTTAATAAGGCTGACATGGCTGATCCGGTAGCGACGAAGGAATGGATAGCCTCATTCGCAGAGAAGGGAATAAAGGCTCTCGCAATTAATTCCCAAGCCGGTGAAGGAATGAAACAAATTGTCCAAGCCGCAAATGAAATCCTTAAAGAGAAATTTGACCGAATGAGGGCAAAAGGAGTAAGACCGAGAGCGATACGTGCGATGATTGTTGGTATTCCTAATGCTGGAAAATCTACACTCATCAACCGACTGGCTAAAAAAAATATAGCTAAGACAGGAAATACTCCTGGAGTGACAAAATCTCAACAGTGGATTAAAGTAGGGAAAGAATTGGAACTGCTGGATACACCAGGTATTTTATGGCCGAAATTTGAAGACCAAGAGGTTGGAATGAAATTGGCAATTACCGGTGCTATTAAAGACACTTTATTAAACCTGCAGGACTTGACGGTTTATACTCTTAGGTTCTTAGAGCGGGCGTATCCAGAACGCTTACAAGAGCGGTATAAGCTTACAGAAATACCAGAAGACCTTGTTGCATTATTTGACCATATTGGTGTGTTAAGAGGCTGTCTAATGGGCGGTGGTATGGTCGACTACGATAAAGTAGCAGAATTAGTGATTAGGGAGATAAGGTCTGAAAAATTTGGACGACTTACCCTTGAACGACCAAAGGATTTCCTAAAAGTAGAAGAAAATAGAGAATAA
- the dprA gene encoding DNA-processing protein DprA, producing the protein MDDFKEKLIHLLHYPNLSWNTILQILKKDPTLNNLTRKTTYSTQQSFNIPSLTREDSAPKSTILPLPFEVIHDQIRQYETNDIAVITIFDKEYPHYLKEIYQPPWALFAKGDVSLLNHEPKLAVVGSRQATQYGRNAIKSIFPQLIENSVLIVSGLAKGIDALAHEFAIKNGGKTIAVIAGGIYHIYPKENMNLALEMMKTQLIVSEYPPDTKPLRWHFPFRNRIISGLSRGTFIIEAKRKSGSLITANYAVNEGRDVFSLPGSIYNPCSAGANELIQQGAKLVTCAGDILEEIR; encoded by the coding sequence ATGGACGACTTTAAAGAGAAATTGATTCATTTGCTTCACTATCCAAATCTCTCGTGGAATACGATTTTACAAATCTTAAAAAAAGATCCTACCTTAAACAACCTCACTCGAAAAACAACTTACTCAACACAGCAAAGCTTCAATATTCCATCCCTTACCCGCGAAGATTCTGCTCCTAAATCAACCATTCTTCCACTTCCATTCGAAGTCATTCATGACCAAATCCGCCAATACGAAACCAATGATATTGCCGTTATCACTATTTTTGATAAAGAATATCCACATTATTTAAAAGAAATTTATCAGCCTCCATGGGCACTATTTGCTAAAGGCGATGTGTCCTTATTAAATCATGAACCTAAACTTGCAGTAGTGGGTTCGCGTCAGGCTACTCAATATGGTAGGAATGCAATTAAATCCATCTTCCCCCAACTTATTGAAAATAGCGTACTTATTGTAAGTGGATTAGCAAAAGGAATTGATGCATTAGCACATGAATTTGCTATAAAAAATGGTGGAAAAACAATAGCTGTTATTGCTGGGGGCATCTATCATATATACCCTAAAGAAAATATGAACCTAGCTTTAGAGATGATGAAAACACAGTTGATTGTCTCAGAATATCCCCCAGATACAAAACCACTTCGATGGCATTTTCCATTTCGAAATCGAATTATTAGCGGTCTATCTAGAGGTACCTTTATTATAGAAGCAAAAAGAAAAAGCGGATCACTCATCACAGCGAATTATGCCGTAAATGAAGGTCGAGATGTATTTTCATTGCCTGGCAGTATTTATAATCCATGTTCAGCAGGGGCTAACGAGCTAATCCAACAAGGGGCAAAACTTGTGACATGTGCAGGGGATATTTTAGAGGAAATAAGATAA
- the trmD gene encoding tRNA (guanosine(37)-N1)-methyltransferase TrmD: MMQIDILTLFPEMFTGVLGQSILQKATEKSAVNYNVVNFRDFADNKHSTVDDYPYGGGAGMVLKPQPIFDAVSALKENAKSKSPRVILLCPQGERYSQRKAEELACEEHLIFICGHYEGYDERIRENIVTDEISIGDYVLTGGELGAMVVVDSVVRLLPEVLGNQESHMKDSFSTGLLEHPHYTRPADFRGLMVPEVLLSGNHKLIEEWRNKEALRRTLLRRPDLLEKIALTPQQEKWLNEVKKEYE, from the coding sequence ATGATGCAAATTGATATTCTCACTTTATTTCCGGAGATGTTCACCGGGGTACTGGGACAATCCATTCTGCAAAAAGCTACTGAAAAATCAGCTGTTAACTACAATGTAGTAAATTTTCGGGATTTTGCAGATAACAAGCACTCGACGGTTGATGATTATCCATATGGCGGCGGAGCTGGTATGGTGTTAAAGCCACAGCCCATTTTTGATGCTGTTTCAGCTCTTAAAGAAAATGCCAAAAGCAAGAGCCCAAGGGTGATTCTTCTTTGCCCGCAAGGTGAACGCTATAGCCAGCGAAAAGCAGAGGAATTGGCCTGTGAAGAGCATTTGATTTTTATTTGTGGCCATTACGAGGGCTATGATGAGAGAATCCGTGAAAATATTGTAACGGATGAAATATCTATTGGTGATTACGTTTTAACTGGGGGCGAGCTCGGGGCAATGGTCGTAGTTGATAGTGTTGTCCGACTATTACCTGAAGTATTAGGAAATCAAGAATCCCATATGAAGGATTCCTTCAGCACGGGACTACTTGAACATCCTCACTATACCAGGCCGGCTGATTTTCGTGGTTTAATGGTTCCTGAAGTACTTTTATCAGGGAATCACAAATTAATTGAAGAATGGCGAAACAAAGAAGCATTAAGACGTACGCTGTTAAGAAGACCGGATTTACTTGAGAAAATAGCCCTCACCCCTCAGCAGGAAAAATGGTTAAACGAAGTAAAAAAAGAATACGAGTAG
- the topA gene encoding type I DNA topoisomerase, protein MADFLVIVESPAKAKTIERYLGNKYKVKASMGHVRDLPRSQMGVNVENGFEPKYITIRGKGPVLKELKTAAKKAKKVYLAADPDREGEAIAWHLAHSLDVDIHSDCRVVFNEITKEAIKESFKHPRPINTDLVDAQQARRILDRLVGYNISPLLWKKVKKGLSAGRVQSVAVRLIIDRENEIKAFTPEEYWTIEGEFLKGKDHFSAAFHSLVGKEKTGLASEQDVQTILKQLDDNKFKVVSVTKKERRRNPAPPFITSSLQQEAARKLNFRAKKTMMLAQQLYEGIELGKEGTVGLITYMRTDSTRISEVAQTEAANYIKAEFGESFLKEEQRKEKKQSNAQDAHEAVRPTSTLRDPNSMKEFLSRDQFRLYKLIWERFLASQMAQAVMDTMSVDLQNGDVIFRATGSKVKFPGFMKVYVEGSDDQVDGPDKMLPDLKEGDEVFKKDIEPKQHFTQPPPRYTEARLVKTLEELGIGRPSTYAPTLDTIQKRGYVALDNKRFVPTELGEIVHELMVEFFPDILNVEFTAKMEQGLDNVEDGKVRWVQIIDEFYQDFETHLVIAEKEMQSVEIKDEPAGEDCENCGNPMVFKMGRYGKFMACSNFPDCRNTKPIVKEIGMTCPSCKEGQVVERKSKKKRLFYGCTRYPECEFISWDKPLPRPCPKCEGLLVEKKLKKGVQVQCTECDYKEEQQS, encoded by the coding sequence ATGGCAGACTTTCTAGTAATTGTAGAATCACCTGCAAAAGCGAAAACGATTGAACGATATTTAGGTAATAAATATAAAGTAAAAGCATCTATGGGACATGTTCGTGACCTACCAAGAAGCCAAATGGGGGTCAATGTTGAAAATGGCTTTGAACCTAAATATATTACAATCCGTGGCAAGGGTCCTGTATTAAAAGAATTAAAAACTGCAGCAAAAAAAGCAAAAAAAGTTTATCTAGCAGCCGACCCTGATCGTGAAGGGGAAGCAATTGCATGGCATTTGGCTCATAGTCTAGACGTAGATATTCATTCAGATTGCCGCGTAGTTTTTAATGAAATTACAAAAGAAGCAATCAAGGAATCTTTTAAACATCCACGACCAATTAATACGGACCTCGTAGATGCACAACAGGCTCGAAGAATTTTAGACCGGCTTGTAGGCTACAATATCAGCCCGCTTTTATGGAAGAAAGTAAAAAAAGGATTGAGTGCAGGACGGGTTCAATCAGTTGCAGTTCGCTTAATTATTGATAGGGAAAATGAAATTAAAGCGTTTACTCCTGAAGAATATTGGACAATTGAAGGAGAATTTTTAAAGGGAAAAGACCATTTTAGTGCGGCATTTCATTCCCTAGTTGGAAAAGAAAAAACAGGGTTAGCCTCAGAGCAGGATGTTCAAACGATACTGAAGCAATTAGATGATAACAAGTTCAAAGTTGTCTCAGTCACTAAAAAAGAAAGAAGAAGAAATCCGGCGCCACCTTTCATTACTTCTTCTTTGCAACAAGAGGCAGCGAGGAAACTTAATTTTCGTGCGAAGAAAACCATGATGCTTGCACAGCAGCTGTACGAAGGTATTGAGCTTGGGAAAGAAGGAACAGTTGGACTCATTACCTATATGAGAACAGATTCAACGAGAATTTCCGAAGTGGCTCAAACAGAAGCAGCTAATTATATAAAAGCTGAGTTTGGTGAAAGCTTTTTAAAAGAAGAGCAAAGAAAAGAGAAAAAACAGTCGAATGCTCAAGATGCCCACGAAGCTGTTCGTCCGACAAGTACATTAAGGGATCCGAACAGCATGAAGGAATTTCTTTCTCGAGATCAATTCCGCCTCTATAAATTAATTTGGGAGCGCTTCTTAGCAAGCCAAATGGCACAGGCAGTAATGGATACGATGAGTGTAGATTTGCAAAATGGAGATGTAATTTTCCGTGCAACTGGCTCAAAGGTCAAGTTTCCAGGTTTCATGAAGGTGTATGTTGAAGGATCAGATGATCAGGTAGATGGCCCAGATAAAATGCTACCGGATTTAAAAGAAGGGGATGAAGTCTTTAAAAAGGACATCGAACCTAAGCAACATTTCACACAGCCACCACCAAGATACACTGAGGCAAGATTGGTGAAAACACTTGAAGAACTGGGTATTGGCCGCCCGTCTACTTATGCACCTACACTTGATACGATTCAAAAGCGCGGCTATGTTGCCTTGGACAATAAACGATTTGTGCCAACGGAACTTGGTGAAATTGTTCATGAGTTAATGGTTGAGTTTTTCCCTGATATTCTAAATGTCGAATTTACTGCTAAGATGGAACAAGGGTTAGATAATGTTGAAGATGGTAAAGTTCGTTGGGTTCAAATTATTGATGAGTTTTACCAGGACTTTGAAACGCATTTAGTAATAGCCGAAAAAGAAATGCAGTCAGTAGAAATCAAAGATGAGCCTGCAGGCGAAGACTGTGAAAACTGTGGAAACCCAATGGTGTTTAAAATGGGACGCTATGGAAAATTTATGGCATGCAGTAATTTTCCAGATTGTCGAAACACCAAACCAATAGTAAAAGAAATTGGTATGACTTGTCCTAGTTGTAAGGAAGGTCAGGTTGTTGAACGAAAGAGTAAGAAAAAGAGACTTTTTTACGGTTGTACCAGATACCCAGAATGTGAATTCATCTCTTGGGATAAGCCGCTACCAAGACCTTGTCCAAAATGTGAGGGCTTGCTTGTAGAAAAGAAATTAAAAAAAGGTGTACAGGTACAATGTACGGAATGTGACTATAAGGAAGAGCAACAGAGTTAA
- the lepB gene encoding signal peptidase I produces MTKKKNELWEWTKALLIAVALAAVIRFFLFAPIVVDGLSMMPTLKDQDRMIVNKFSYDIGEPKRFDIIVFHAPEKKDYIKRVIGLPGDTIEYKNDTLYVNGKAYKEPYLDEYKKQVQDGPLTDSFTLEETPVGQKTVPKGELFVMGDNRRFSKDSRHIGSVPLSKVIGKTSIVYWPLNDAHIVTVK; encoded by the coding sequence ATGACAAAAAAGAAAAATGAGCTATGGGAATGGACAAAAGCCTTGTTAATTGCTGTGGCCTTAGCTGCAGTAATTAGGTTTTTCCTTTTTGCTCCAATTGTAGTGGATGGTCTATCGATGATGCCTACATTGAAGGATCAGGATCGAATGATTGTTAATAAATTTAGTTATGACATTGGGGAACCCAAGCGATTTGATATCATCGTTTTTCATGCCCCAGAGAAGAAAGATTACATAAAGCGTGTAATTGGCCTACCGGGAGATACAATTGAGTATAAGAATGATACTTTATATGTAAATGGAAAAGCGTATAAAGAACCATATTTGGACGAATATAAGAAACAAGTACAGGATGGGCCATTAACGGACTCGTTCACACTTGAAGAAACTCCAGTCGGCCAAAAAACAGTTCCAAAAGGGGAATTGTTTGTTATGGGAGATAATCGACGCTTCAGTAAAGACTCAAGGCATATTGGGTCGGTTCCATTAAGTAAGGTAATTGGTAAGACAAGCATTGTGTATTGGCCTTTAAATGATGCACATATTGTTACAGTGAAATAG
- the sucC gene encoding ADP-forming succinate--CoA ligase subunit beta: protein MNIHEYQGKEILRKYGVAVPNGKVAFTVEEAVEAAKELGTQVCVVKAQIHAGGRGKAGGVKVAKNLDEVRTYASEILGKTLVTHQTGPEGKEVKRLLIEEGCDIKKEYYVGLVLDRATSRVVLMASEEGGTEIEEVAEKTPEKIFKEEIDPVVGLQPYQARRIAFNINIPKELINQAVKFMTALYTAYIDKDCSIAEINPLVVTGDGKVMALDAKLNFDSNALYRQKDILEYRDLEEEDAKEIEASKYDLSYVALDGNIGCMVNGAGLAMSTMDIIKHYSGDPANFLDVGGGATAEKVTEAFKIILSDPNVKGIFVNIFGGIMKCDVIAEGVVEAAKQVGLSVPLVVRLEGTNVELGKKILAESSVEIIAAESMADGAQKIVSLVK from the coding sequence ATGAATATCCATGAGTATCAAGGGAAAGAGATCCTCAGAAAGTACGGGGTTGCGGTTCCAAACGGTAAAGTGGCATTCACTGTTGAAGAAGCTGTGGAAGCTGCAAAAGAATTAGGCACACAGGTTTGTGTAGTTAAAGCACAAATTCATGCTGGCGGACGGGGGAAAGCTGGCGGTGTTAAAGTTGCGAAAAACCTTGATGAGGTTCGTACATATGCAAGCGAAATCCTCGGTAAAACTTTGGTAACACACCAAACAGGACCTGAAGGTAAAGAAGTGAAACGCCTGCTTATTGAAGAAGGCTGTGATATCAAAAAAGAATATTATGTTGGACTAGTTTTAGACCGTGCTACTTCACGTGTTGTTTTAATGGCTTCTGAAGAGGGCGGAACGGAAATTGAAGAGGTTGCTGAAAAGACTCCAGAGAAAATTTTTAAAGAAGAAATTGATCCAGTGGTCGGCTTACAGCCTTACCAGGCACGTCGAATTGCATTCAATATTAATATTCCAAAAGAATTAATTAATCAGGCTGTTAAATTTATGACAGCTTTATACACTGCGTACATCGATAAAGATTGCTCAATTGCAGAAATTAACCCGCTGGTTGTTACAGGTGATGGTAAAGTAATGGCTCTTGATGCTAAATTAAACTTTGATTCAAATGCTCTATATCGTCAGAAAGACATTCTAGAGTACCGTGATCTTGAAGAAGAAGATGCAAAGGAAATCGAAGCATCTAAATACGATTTAAGCTATGTTGCATTAGATGGTAACATCGGCTGTATGGTTAACGGTGCCGGACTTGCAATGTCCACGATGGATATCATTAAACATTACAGCGGCGATCCTGCTAACTTCCTTGATGTTGGGGGCGGTGCGACAGCTGAAAAGGTTACAGAAGCATTCAAAATTATCCTTTCTGATCCAAACGTAAAAGGTATTTTCGTTAATATCTTTGGTGGAATCATGAAGTGTGATGTTATTGCTGAGGGTGTAGTAGAAGCAGCTAAGCAGGTTGGGCTAAGTGTTCCACTTGTTGTTCGCTTAGAAGGAACAAATGTTGAATTAGGTAAGAAAATCTTAGCTGAGTCAAGCGTTGAAATTATTGCTGCTGAATCCATGGCTGATGGCGCACAAAAAATCGTTTCATTAGTGAAATAG
- the sucD gene encoding succinate--CoA ligase subunit alpha, with the protein MSVFINKDTKVIVQGITGSTALFHTKQMLEYGTQIVGGTSPGKGGMEVEGVPVFNTVKDAVDATGATASVIYVPAPFAADAIIEAVDADLDLAICITEHIPVLDMVKVKRYMEGKKTRLVGPNCPGVITPDECKIGIMPGYIHTKGHVGVVSRSGTLTYEAVHQLTQAGIGQTTAVGIGGDPVNGTDFIDVLKAFNEDSETYAVIMIGEIGGTAEEEAAEWVKANMTKPVVGFIGGRTAPPGKRMGHAGAIISGGKGTADEKIRVMNECGIKVADTPSVMGETLIEVLKEQGLYEKCKTH; encoded by the coding sequence GTGAGCGTTTTTATTAATAAAGATACAAAAGTTATTGTTCAAGGGATTACTGGTTCAACGGCCCTTTTTCATACAAAACAAATGCTTGAATATGGTACACAGATTGTCGGTGGTACATCTCCAGGAAAAGGCGGAATGGAAGTAGAAGGCGTGCCTGTTTTTAACACAGTTAAAGATGCTGTTGATGCTACAGGGGCTACTGCATCTGTTATTTACGTACCAGCACCATTTGCAGCCGATGCGATTATCGAAGCAGTTGATGCGGATTTAGATCTTGCTATTTGCATTACGGAACATATTCCGGTATTGGATATGGTAAAAGTAAAACGTTATATGGAAGGCAAAAAGACCCGCTTAGTAGGTCCAAACTGTCCGGGTGTTATCACTCCTGATGAATGTAAAATTGGTATCATGCCTGGTTACATTCATACTAAAGGACATGTAGGAGTTGTTTCACGTTCTGGAACATTAACTTACGAGGCTGTTCATCAATTAACGCAAGCAGGAATTGGTCAAACAACTGCTGTGGGTATTGGTGGCGACCCTGTAAACGGAACAGACTTCATCGATGTATTAAAGGCATTTAATGAAGATTCTGAAACATATGCAGTAATCATGATCGGTGAAATCGGTGGTACGGCAGAAGAAGAAGCGGCTGAATGGGTTAAGGCTAACATGACAAAACCTGTGGTTGGCTTCATTGGCGGACGTACTGCACCTCCTGGAAAGCGTATGGGCCATGCTGGTGCGATTATTTCAGGTGGAAAAGGTACAGCTGACGAAAAAATCCGTGTTATGAACGAATGTGGCATTAAAGTAGCTGACACCCCATCCGTAATGGGCGAAACTCTAATCGAAGTATTAAAAGAACAAGGCTTATACGAAAAGTGTAAGACCCATTAA
- the rimM gene encoding ribosome maturation factor RimM (Essential for efficient processing of 16S rRNA) — translation MEKWFNVGKIVNTQGIKGEVRVISKTDFPEKRYKVGNVLYLFMPNSNTPIELTVKSHRTHKNFNLLTFEGFNNINEVEKFRDGILKVPESQLETLEEDEFYYHEIIGCLVATTKGEEIGKVTEILSPGANDVWVVKGKGGKDVLIPYIHEVVKKVDVKEKVILIDPMEGLLS, via the coding sequence ATGGAAAAATGGTTTAATGTTGGGAAGATCGTTAATACTCAGGGGATAAAAGGCGAAGTGAGAGTAATTTCAAAAACTGACTTTCCTGAAAAACGGTACAAGGTGGGCAATGTTTTATATTTGTTTATGCCTAATTCAAACACGCCAATTGAACTAACTGTGAAAAGCCACCGGACCCATAAAAATTTTAACCTGCTTACATTTGAAGGCTTCAATAACATCAATGAAGTGGAAAAATTCAGAGATGGGATATTAAAAGTGCCAGAATCACAACTAGAAACGCTTGAAGAAGATGAATTTTATTATCACGAAATTATTGGCTGTCTCGTAGCAACGACCAAAGGAGAAGAAATTGGTAAAGTAACTGAAATATTATCTCCAGGTGCAAATGACGTGTGGGTGGTGAAAGGAAAAGGCGGGAAAGACGTTTTGATTCCTTATATCCATGAAGTCGTGAAGAAAGTGGATGTGAAAGAAAAAGTCATATTAATTGATCCAATGGAAGGGCTACTTTCATGA
- the rplS gene encoding 50S ribosomal protein L19: MHKLIEEITKEQLRSDLPAFRPGDTVRVHVKVIEGTRERIQLFEGVVIKRRGGGISETFTVRKVSYGVGVERTFPVHTPKIAKLEVIRRGKVRRAKLYYLRNLRGKKARIKEIR, translated from the coding sequence ATGCATAAATTAATCGAAGAAATCACAAAAGAACAACTTCGTTCTGATTTACCTGCGTTCCGTCCTGGTGATACTGTACGTGTACACGTTAAAGTTATCGAGGGTACTCGCGAGCGTATTCAGTTATTCGAAGGTGTAGTGATTAAGCGTCGTGGTGGTGGAATTAGCGAAACTTTCACAGTTCGTAAAGTTTCTTACGGAGTAGGCGTTGAGCGTACTTTCCCAGTACACACACCAAAAATTGCGAAGCTTGAAGTTATTCGCCGCGGTAAAGTTCGCCGTGCTAAGCTTTACTACTTGCGTAACCTTCGCGGTAAAAAAGCAAGAATTAAAGAGATTCGATAA